The Aureitalea marina genome includes a window with the following:
- a CDS encoding gliding motility lipoprotein GldH: protein MNLRNSGSISILALLLLLVGCDKSVLFSESVSFDDTWPLDQPAVFDLPQLESDRTYNLFLDVRNTNDYPFSNLFLIVSMDFPNGKVITDTLEYRMANPDGSWLGKGIGTVKDNKLWYKEQIQFTETGTYRLSVAHAVRNNNRVQGVSQLAGISDVGYSIEEAIPE, encoded by the coding sequence ATGAATCTAAGAAATAGTGGTTCAATATCTATTCTGGCATTGCTTTTGCTTTTAGTGGGCTGTGATAAAAGTGTGTTGTTCAGTGAGTCCGTTTCATTTGATGACACTTGGCCACTGGACCAACCGGCCGTATTCGATCTACCCCAGTTGGAAAGTGATAGGACCTATAATTTGTTCCTGGATGTTCGCAATACAAATGATTATCCCTTTAGTAACTTGTTCCTGATCGTATCCATGGACTTCCCAAACGGAAAAGTAATTACGGATACCCTGGAATATCGTATGGCCAATCCGGATGGCTCGTGGCTAGGTAAGGGAATCGGTACGGTGAAGGACAACAAACTCTGGTACAAGGAGCAAATACAGTTTACCGAGACCGGTACCTATCGCCTGAGCGTTGCCCATGCCGTTCGCAATAATAACCGGGTGCAAGGCGTTAGTCAATTGGCCGGTATTTCCGATGTTGGTTACAGTATAGAAGAAGCAATACCCGAATAA
- a CDS encoding penicillin-binding protein 1A — protein sequence MANPQTKKKKKEVNDDKKNIRIFWKLFGAGVLLILLVFLLASWGIFGSLPDETSLENPEKDLATQIISEDGKVIGKFFKENRTPVQYEDLPPHLVNALIATEDIRFYEHSGVDAKGTARAFIFLGQRGGASTITQQLAKQFFTDNVARNTFQRGIQKIKEWVIATRLERRYTKEEIITMYFNVYDFLNLAIGIESASNIYFNKAPSELNIEESAVLVGMFKNSSLYNPRRNPVGVTNRRNVVLSQMAKYEFITDQTKDSLQALPLNIQFTPQDHDEGIGTYVREYIRGYMKAWARENPKPDGSLYDISSDGLKIYTTLDSRMQEYAEMAVDSHMTKLQLEFDRQNKSNRTAPFLDVTQDEINFILRSAMKRSDRWRQMKKAGKTEEEIIESFNTPSQMRIFSWGGDIDTLMTPMDSIRYYKQFLRSSMMSMTPQTGEIKAWVGGIDYKHFKYDMVRTGQRQIGSTFKPFVYATAIDQMHMSPCDTLPNTQWTIPVGKYGLLEPWTPKNVGGEYGGMLSLRNALANSVNTITARLIDRVGPKPVIDLVAKMDVDTDDIPEVPSIALGTPDVTLYEMVGAYSTFANEGVYVKPTLIQRIEDKNGTILYQNIPETRDVVSGETAYVTASLLQGVTEGGSGTRLRHTYAIQNSVYKRAVTGYPYEFDNPIAGKTGTTQNNSDGWFMGMVPNLATGVWVGGEDRSAHFSDTQYGQGATMALPIWAIYMKMCYADPNLNISKEEFVKPEVLTIETDCERYKTSIPTDPEIPDEFDF from the coding sequence ATGGCAAATCCCCAAACAAAGAAGAAAAAGAAGGAAGTCAATGACGATAAGAAGAATATCCGGATTTTCTGGAAGCTTTTCGGTGCCGGCGTGCTTCTGATCTTGTTGGTGTTTCTATTGGCATCTTGGGGGATATTTGGAAGTCTACCGGATGAGACCAGCCTAGAGAATCCTGAGAAGGATCTCGCTACACAGATTATTTCAGAAGACGGTAAGGTGATCGGGAAGTTCTTTAAGGAGAACAGGACCCCGGTTCAATATGAGGACCTTCCTCCACATCTGGTCAATGCCCTGATCGCAACAGAGGATATTCGATTTTACGAACATTCTGGAGTAGACGCAAAAGGAACTGCCAGAGCCTTTATTTTCCTTGGACAACGAGGAGGGGCTTCTACCATAACACAGCAGCTGGCCAAACAGTTCTTTACAGATAATGTGGCCCGTAATACCTTCCAGCGAGGAATTCAGAAGATCAAGGAATGGGTTATTGCAACACGCTTGGAGCGCAGGTACACCAAAGAGGAGATCATCACTATGTATTTCAATGTTTACGATTTCCTCAACCTGGCAATCGGCATCGAATCGGCATCGAACATTTACTTCAATAAAGCTCCTTCGGAATTGAATATCGAGGAATCTGCCGTGCTGGTAGGGATGTTCAAGAACTCTTCGCTTTATAATCCGCGTCGTAATCCGGTCGGTGTGACCAATAGGAGGAATGTGGTGTTGTCTCAAATGGCCAAGTACGAATTCATTACTGATCAGACCAAGGACTCTTTACAGGCTTTGCCTTTGAATATTCAGTTTACCCCTCAGGATCACGATGAGGGTATCGGGACCTATGTCCGGGAATACATCAGAGGATATATGAAGGCCTGGGCACGGGAGAATCCTAAGCCGGATGGATCCCTTTACGATATTAGCAGTGACGGCCTCAAGATCTACACGACCTTGGATTCACGCATGCAGGAGTATGCAGAGATGGCTGTAGACTCCCATATGACCAAACTGCAACTGGAATTCGATCGTCAGAACAAGAGCAACAGAACAGCGCCTTTTCTGGATGTAACTCAGGACGAGATCAATTTTATCCTCAGATCGGCCATGAAGCGGAGTGATCGCTGGCGGCAGATGAAAAAGGCGGGGAAGACCGAAGAAGAGATCATCGAGAGCTTCAACACCCCTTCGCAAATGCGAATATTTTCATGGGGCGGAGATATCGACACCCTCATGACCCCAATGGATTCCATTCGCTATTACAAGCAGTTCTTGCGCTCTTCCATGATGTCTATGACACCTCAAACTGGAGAGATCAAAGCTTGGGTTGGTGGAATTGATTACAAGCACTTCAAATACGATATGGTGAGGACGGGCCAGCGCCAAATTGGTTCGACCTTCAAGCCTTTTGTTTACGCTACTGCCATAGACCAGATGCATATGTCGCCCTGCGATACTTTACCCAATACCCAATGGACTATTCCGGTTGGAAAGTACGGTCTTTTGGAACCCTGGACGCCAAAGAACGTAGGGGGCGAATACGGCGGAATGCTTAGTTTGAGAAATGCACTGGCCAATTCGGTCAATACGATCACAGCCAGGTTGATCGACCGGGTCGGTCCGAAACCAGTTATTGATCTAGTTGCTAAGATGGACGTGGATACGGACGACATACCGGAAGTCCCCTCAATAGCCTTGGGAACTCCGGATGTGACACTATACGAAATGGTTGGTGCCTACAGCACCTTTGCCAACGAAGGGGTTTATGTGAAGCCCACTTTGATCCAGCGCATAGAGGACAAGAACGGGACCATACTGTATCAGAATATTCCCGAAACCAGGGATGTGGTCAGTGGAGAAACAGCTTATGTGACAGCCAGTCTGTTACAAGGGGTCACAGAAGGAGGGTCTGGGACTAGACTCAGACACACCTACGCCATTCAGAATTCAGTTTACAAAAGGGCCGTTACCGGATACCCGTACGAGTTTGATAATCCCATTGCAGGGAAAACAGGAACAACTCAGAACAACAGTGACGGTTGGTTTATGGGGATGGTCCCCAACCTGGCAACAGGGGTTTGGGTGGGAGGAGAGGACCGCTCGGCTCATTTTTCCGACACTCAATACGGTCAAGGCGCTACCATGGCGCTTCCGATCTGGGCCATCTACATGAAGATGTGTTATGCGGATCCCAACCTGAATATCTCGAAAGAGGAATTTGTCAAACCAGAAGTGCTGACTATCGAGACGGACTGCGAACGCTACAAGACAAGTATCCCGACCGATCCGGAAATACCGGACGAATTCGACTTTTAG
- a CDS encoding CoA transferase subunit A encodes MINKTVADVHAACEGVADGMTFMFGGFGLSGIAENSIAELVRRGVKDLTCVSNNAGVDDFGLGLLLQQRQIKKMISSYVGENAEFERQMLSGELEVELIPQGTLAQRCQAAQSGIPAFYTPAGYGTEVAEGKETRKFGDKMYVMEKAFEADFAFVKAWKGDAAGNLIFKGSARNFNPNMCGAAKITVAEVEELVPVGELDPNFIHIPGIFVKRIFQGAHYEKRIEQLTVRKRS; translated from the coding sequence GTGATCAATAAGACAGTAGCAGATGTTCATGCTGCCTGCGAAGGGGTAGCAGATGGAATGACCTTCATGTTCGGCGGGTTCGGGTTAAGTGGAATTGCTGAAAATTCCATAGCGGAACTTGTCAGAAGAGGAGTGAAAGACCTGACTTGTGTTTCTAACAATGCCGGAGTAGATGACTTTGGCTTAGGTTTGTTGTTGCAGCAGCGTCAGATCAAGAAGATGATCTCGTCTTATGTAGGGGAAAATGCCGAGTTCGAACGCCAGATGCTCAGTGGCGAATTGGAAGTGGAACTCATTCCGCAAGGGACGCTAGCCCAGCGGTGTCAGGCAGCCCAGAGCGGAATACCTGCATTCTATACTCCAGCAGGCTACGGTACCGAGGTAGCAGAAGGCAAGGAGACGCGCAAATTTGGAGATAAGATGTATGTGATGGAAAAGGCTTTCGAAGCGGATTTTGCCTTTGTCAAGGCTTGGAAGGGCGATGCGGCTGGGAATCTCATTTTCAAGGGATCTGCGCGAAACTTTAACCCCAATATGTGTGGGGCTGCTAAGATAACTGTGGCCGAAGTAGAGGAGTTGGTCCCAGTTGGAGAATTGGATCCCAACTTCATTCACATTCCCGGGATCTTTGTGAAGCGAATTTTCCAGGGAGCACATTACGAAAAGAGAATTGAGCAATTAACCGTTCGAAAACGTTCCTGA
- a CDS encoding CoA transferase subunit B codes for MALDKNQIAQRIAREVKDGYYVNLGIGIPTLVANFVRNDIEVEFQSENGVLGMGPFPYEGEEDPDLINAGKQTITALPGASFFDSAMSFSMIRGQHVDLTILGAMEVAQNGDIANWKIPGKMVKGMGGAMDLVASAENIIVAMMHTNKAGASKLLSECSLPLTGVNCVKKIVTNLAVLEVRENKFHLMERAPGVSVEEIQAATAGDLVIPASVPEMQF; via the coding sequence ATGGCATTGGATAAGAATCAGATCGCACAGCGAATCGCGAGAGAAGTCAAAGATGGTTATTACGTTAACCTGGGCATCGGGATACCGACCTTGGTGGCCAACTTTGTGCGCAACGATATCGAGGTAGAATTCCAGAGCGAGAATGGTGTTTTGGGGATGGGGCCTTTCCCGTATGAGGGAGAAGAAGATCCAGATCTGATCAATGCGGGTAAGCAAACCATCACTGCTTTACCGGGAGCCTCGTTCTTTGACTCTGCAATGAGTTTTTCTATGATCCGTGGGCAGCATGTAGACCTGACCATATTAGGCGCCATGGAGGTCGCTCAAAATGGAGACATCGCCAACTGGAAGATCCCAGGAAAGATGGTCAAAGGTATGGGAGGCGCCATGGACTTGGTAGCCTCTGCAGAGAACATCATCGTTGCCATGATGCACACCAATAAGGCGGGAGCGTCCAAGTTACTGTCGGAATGTAGTTTACCGCTTACCGGGGTTAATTGTGTCAAGAAGATCGTCACTAACCTGGCAGTGCTGGAGGTCAGGGAGAATAAATTCCACCTGATGGAACGAGCTCCGGGGGTTAGCGTCGAAGAAATTCAGGCCGCAACGGCAGGGGATTTGGTGATACCGGCTTCCGTCCCCGAGATGCAATTCTAA
- a CDS encoding ABC transporter ATP-binding protein encodes MSASPLLSVKDLKVSFGRKKNQTEIIQGVSFDLKPNSILGLVGESGSGKSVTSLAIMGLLPAKTSQISGELSFEGQRLDQMNPKELRDLRGREISMIFQEPMTALNPSIRCGKQVAEVMKLHLGISSGEAKNRVISLFNQVQLPRPKSIYRSYPHQLSGGQMQRVMIAMALACKPKLLVADEPTTALDVTVQKEIIHLLKELQQENGMSIIFISHDLNLVSEIADEVVVMYQGNMVEKGSMEKIFKQPEATYTKALIEARPDMNQRLLRLPTISSLEDGSFVPSIVTEAHRAMDHKQLYTQPPILEVKNLKKEYYSKVGMFGKKETVKAVNKVSFSIYEGETVGLVGESGCGKSTLGKSILLLEEVSGGSIKYRGKEITRLNKEEVRELRKEIQLIFQDPFSSLNPRIMIGPALVEAMKVHQVGRNNQVRKQRALNLLEKVGLSAEFFDRYPHQLSGGQRQRVGIARAVCLSPRIIICDESVSALDISVQAQVLNLLNELKEDLGFTYLFISHDLAVVKYMSDQLLVMQAGELVEIGDADEIYANPNQEYTRKLIDAIPKGI; translated from the coding sequence ATGAGTGCCTCACCTCTATTATCGGTTAAAGACTTAAAGGTCTCCTTTGGACGAAAAAAGAACCAGACCGAGATCATACAAGGGGTGTCTTTTGATCTTAAGCCCAATTCCATCCTCGGCCTGGTGGGTGAATCCGGGTCTGGAAAATCAGTTACCTCTTTGGCCATAATGGGCCTTTTGCCAGCTAAGACCAGTCAGATTAGCGGAGAATTAAGCTTTGAGGGTCAACGGCTGGATCAGATGAATCCCAAAGAATTGCGCGATCTAAGAGGCAGAGAGATCTCCATGATCTTCCAGGAACCCATGACGGCTCTTAATCCCTCTATCCGCTGTGGTAAGCAGGTGGCCGAAGTCATGAAATTGCACTTGGGAATCTCCTCTGGAGAGGCCAAGAACAGGGTGATCAGCTTATTCAATCAGGTCCAACTCCCCCGGCCCAAATCCATATACCGTTCTTATCCCCATCAACTCAGTGGCGGACAGATGCAGCGGGTGATGATCGCTATGGCACTTGCCTGTAAGCCTAAGCTCTTGGTTGCGGACGAACCCACAACCGCCCTGGATGTGACCGTTCAGAAAGAGATTATCCATCTATTAAAGGAGTTACAACAAGAGAACGGGATGAGCATCATCTTTATCTCTCACGACCTCAACCTGGTGTCTGAAATTGCCGATGAAGTCGTGGTGATGTACCAGGGGAATATGGTGGAGAAAGGAAGCATGGAGAAGATCTTCAAACAGCCGGAGGCCACCTATACCAAGGCGCTCATAGAAGCCAGACCAGATATGAATCAACGACTGCTGAGGTTGCCTACCATCTCATCCCTGGAAGACGGCTCTTTTGTGCCCAGCATAGTTACCGAGGCTCATCGGGCCATGGACCATAAACAACTCTATACTCAACCACCCATACTGGAGGTCAAAAACCTAAAGAAGGAATACTATTCCAAGGTGGGAATGTTCGGTAAGAAAGAGACTGTAAAAGCCGTAAATAAAGTCAGTTTCTCCATCTATGAAGGAGAGACAGTTGGCCTGGTAGGAGAATCGGGTTGCGGTAAATCCACTTTAGGCAAGTCCATCCTGTTGCTGGAAGAGGTCAGCGGAGGTAGTATCAAGTACAGGGGTAAGGAGATCACCCGTCTCAATAAAGAAGAGGTCAGGGAACTCCGAAAGGAAATCCAATTGATCTTCCAGGACCCCTTCTCTTCGCTTAATCCCAGGATCATGATCGGTCCCGCTTTGGTGGAGGCAATGAAAGTCCACCAGGTTGGCAGAAATAACCAGGTCCGAAAACAAAGGGCACTTAACCTATTAGAAAAAGTTGGTCTTTCGGCCGAGTTCTTTGACCGATATCCTCATCAGCTTTCCGGAGGCCAGCGACAACGGGTAGGAATAGCCCGTGCAGTTTGCCTTTCACCGCGCATCATCATTTGTGACGAATCCGTCTCGGCCCTGGATATCTCAGTCCAGGCGCAGGTATTGAACTTGCTTAACGAACTGAAAGAGGATCTTGGATTTACTTATCTGTTCATTTCTCATGATCTGGCCGTGGTCAAATATATGTCAGATCAATTGTTAGTGATGCAAGCTGGTGAACTGGTGGAAATAGGCGATGCCGATGAGATCTATGCCAACCCCAACCAGGAGTACACCCGCAAGCTTATCGACGCCATCCCAAAAGGAATTTGA
- a CDS encoding 3'-5' exonuclease → MIGKINPEHVLFLDIETVPQFASYNQVDPELQDLWAQKTRYQRKDEFSAEEFYDRAGIWAEFGRIICISAGFLRNVSGDWQFRVTSYHGEEPKLLSEFKNLLDTHFSRPQHLLCAHNGKEFDFPYIARRMIIHGIELPDKLNLFGKKPWEVAHLDTMELWKFGDYKHYTSLKLMAKVLGVPSPKEDIDGSQVRDVYYENGDIDRIIEYCERDTVTVAQLFRRFRNEPLFEDHQILRV, encoded by the coding sequence ATGATTGGCAAGATCAACCCTGAGCATGTACTATTCCTGGATATAGAGACCGTACCTCAATTTGCCTCTTACAACCAAGTAGACCCGGAATTGCAGGACCTTTGGGCGCAGAAAACCCGTTACCAAAGAAAGGATGAATTCAGCGCCGAAGAATTTTATGATCGGGCAGGTATCTGGGCAGAATTTGGCAGGATCATCTGTATCTCTGCCGGCTTTCTTAGAAATGTGAGCGGAGATTGGCAGTTCAGGGTTACCTCTTATCACGGGGAGGAACCAAAGTTACTGTCGGAATTCAAGAATCTGCTGGACACTCACTTTAGTAGACCGCAGCACTTGTTATGTGCCCACAACGGTAAGGAATTCGACTTTCCCTATATCGCCAGAAGGATGATTATACATGGGATAGAACTTCCGGACAAACTCAATCTCTTTGGCAAGAAACCTTGGGAAGTGGCTCACCTAGATACCATGGAGCTTTGGAAATTTGGGGATTATAAACATTATACTTCCCTTAAACTTATGGCCAAGGTGTTAGGTGTTCCCTCTCCCAAAGAAGATATTGACGGCAGTCAGGTCCGGGATGTATACTACGAAAATGGCGATATTGATCGCATCATCGAATACTGTGAGCGAGATACCGTCACCGTTGCTCAGCTGTTTAGAAGATTCCGAAATGAACCCCTGTTTGAGGACCACCAGATACTGCGGGTCTGA
- a CDS encoding serine hydrolase domain-containing protein, translating into MLKFLKRIFLGLIGLVVLIVIGLYITGNGYIVKGVRVVYMTGHTSAFIDDYAYFENVEIKASGQPQPWEEHQDYNKTPATDRLQAIHSELGTVAFLIIKNDSIWHEYYSDGYGTDSRSNSFSMAKSVISAMLGRALVDGSIQSLDQPVSDFIPRYEGAATTVGDLSSMASGLDWTEHYTSPFSITARAYYDDDLGSTILGQGITGTPAKEFEYLSGNTQLLAMVLEAATGKPLEQYLSENFWKPMGFEHPALWQVDDAENQLPKAYCCIASNARDFARFGKLYKDWGQWNGKTILDSTFVAKSIVPRFPESPEYGYGFWLSDHMFKQIFVMRGILGQYVITIPKDDVIIVRLGHQRGGRSGRPFSDDFYVYLEEAYQMMEGS; encoded by the coding sequence ATGCTGAAATTCCTCAAAAGGATATTCCTGGGACTGATCGGCTTGGTGGTCTTGATCGTGATTGGGTTGTATATAACTGGCAACGGTTATATTGTTAAGGGTGTGAGAGTTGTTTATATGACGGGGCATACCTCGGCCTTTATAGACGACTATGCTTATTTTGAGAATGTGGAGATCAAAGCTTCAGGGCAACCTCAACCTTGGGAAGAACATCAGGACTACAATAAGACCCCTGCAACAGACCGTTTACAAGCCATACATTCAGAATTGGGGACGGTAGCCTTTCTCATCATTAAGAACGACAGCATTTGGCACGAGTACTACAGCGATGGCTATGGCACCGATTCCAGGTCCAATTCCTTTTCCATGGCCAAAAGTGTGATCAGTGCTATGTTGGGAAGGGCCCTGGTAGATGGTTCCATACAAAGCCTAGATCAACCCGTTTCGGACTTCATCCCCAGGTATGAGGGAGCGGCGACCACGGTGGGAGATCTCTCCTCCATGGCTTCAGGTCTGGATTGGACCGAACATTACACCAGCCCCTTCAGTATAACGGCAAGGGCATACTATGATGACGACTTGGGCTCCACTATTTTAGGCCAGGGAATTACTGGCACTCCCGCAAAGGAATTTGAATACCTCAGTGGAAATACCCAATTGCTGGCCATGGTCCTGGAAGCCGCTACGGGCAAACCATTGGAGCAATATTTAAGCGAGAATTTCTGGAAGCCGATGGGCTTTGAACACCCCGCCCTTTGGCAAGTTGACGATGCTGAAAACCAACTACCTAAGGCCTACTGCTGTATAGCGAGCAATGCCCGGGACTTTGCCCGCTTTGGCAAGTTGTACAAAGATTGGGGGCAGTGGAATGGAAAGACCATACTGGATTCTACCTTCGTTGCAAAAAGTATTGTACCCAGATTCCCGGAAAGCCCGGAATATGGCTATGGATTTTGGTTAAGTGATCATATGTTCAAGCAGATCTTCGTGATGAGGGGCATCTTGGGCCAGTATGTGATCACCATCCCCAAAGACGACGTAATCATCGTGCGTTTAGGTCACCAGAGAGGTGGCCGGTCTGGCCGACCTTTCAGTGACGACTTTTATGTATATCTGGAAGAAGCCTACCAGATGATGGAAGGATCGTAA
- a CDS encoding methylated-DNA--[protein]-cysteine S-methyltransferase codes for MERTRFETPLGPMILEMDDSGIQLLEFTEKSITPTNTSPSEELQKAIEQIRDYFDGKRSSFDLALAPKGTDFQRKVWQELINIPYGKTISYQELANRLGDPLVIRAAASANGRNPIAVIIPCHRVIGSDGSLTGYAGGLHRKKWLVEHEQPYQQGNLFE; via the coding sequence ATGGAACGGACTAGATTTGAAACTCCACTGGGCCCTATGATACTGGAAATGGACGATTCTGGCATACAGCTGTTGGAATTTACCGAAAAATCTATCACGCCTACCAACACCTCTCCATCAGAAGAACTGCAAAAAGCAATTGAACAGATCAGGGATTATTTCGACGGAAAAAGAAGTAGTTTTGATCTCGCTCTCGCGCCAAAAGGCACCGATTTTCAGCGCAAGGTTTGGCAGGAACTCATAAACATTCCTTACGGAAAGACCATCAGTTACCAGGAACTAGCCAATCGGCTTGGTGATCCACTGGTAATACGGGCAGCTGCCTCCGCCAATGGCCGAAACCCTATCGCCGTGATCATCCCCTGCCATCGGGTCATTGGAAGCGATGGTTCACTTACAGGATACGCCGGAGGCCTTCATCGCAAAAAGTGGCTGGTGGAACACGAACAACCCTACCAGCAAGGAAATTTATTCGAGTGA
- a CDS encoding CNNM domain-containing protein, producing the protein MNLLILYAFLSILFSFLCSIMEAALLSFTPSYLQMKMAEGKKYAAVLTKYKENVDEPLIAILTVNTIAHTVGAILVGVQAEKLPYKIDVYGINIVGFVSAIMTFLILVVSEIIPKTIGATYWKKLGRFTALSLKIIIFPLRYTGILWLLTRTTKLIGKSAHVYTVSREEFIAITDTAEQEGVFEENESTVIRNLLVFKSVQAKDVMTPFPVVISENEETTLEDFYSRNKDLRFSRIPIFREKSHQISGFVLKDDVLQEIVEDHGKKQLADIKREIHVVEDETALPDLFEKYIKQRIHISLVVDDFGNTIGIVTMEDIIETLLGMEIMDESDAVEDMQVQARKNWEMRAKRMGIELQSREEEKEDTEDGTD; encoded by the coding sequence ATGAATCTGCTGATCCTTTATGCCTTCCTCTCCATCTTGTTCTCCTTCCTGTGTTCGATCATGGAAGCTGCCCTTTTGAGCTTTACTCCTTCTTATCTGCAAATGAAAATGGCAGAGGGGAAAAAGTACGCAGCCGTATTGACCAAGTACAAGGAAAACGTAGATGAACCCCTGATCGCCATACTGACTGTAAACACCATTGCCCATACTGTTGGGGCTATCCTGGTTGGAGTACAGGCAGAAAAATTACCCTACAAGATCGATGTATACGGGATCAATATAGTGGGTTTCGTTTCGGCCATAATGACCTTTTTGATCCTGGTTGTTTCGGAGATCATTCCTAAGACCATAGGTGCCACTTATTGGAAAAAACTGGGGCGATTTACTGCCTTATCACTGAAGATCATCATTTTTCCTTTGCGCTATACCGGCATACTGTGGTTGCTTACTCGTACCACCAAGCTGATCGGGAAATCGGCTCATGTCTATACCGTTAGCCGGGAAGAATTCATCGCCATTACAGACACCGCAGAACAAGAGGGAGTCTTTGAGGAGAATGAAAGTACGGTGATCCGGAATTTACTGGTATTTAAATCCGTCCAGGCCAAAGATGTCATGACTCCTTTCCCTGTAGTCATTTCGGAAAACGAAGAGACCACTTTAGAGGATTTCTATAGCCGGAATAAAGACCTTCGTTTTTCCAGAATTCCCATTTTTCGGGAGAAAAGTCATCAGATCTCTGGTTTTGTCCTCAAAGATGATGTGCTGCAGGAGATCGTAGAGGATCATGGCAAGAAGCAATTGGCCGATATCAAGCGTGAAATTCACGTGGTAGAGGACGAAACGGCACTACCCGACCTATTCGAAAAATACATCAAACAGCGTATCCATATCTCCTTGGTGGTTGACGATTTTGGTAACACCATCGGCATAGTTACCATGGAGGATATCATTGAAACCTTACTAGGTATGGAGATCATGGACGAAAGTGATGCCGTAGAAGACATGCAGGTTCAAGCTCGCAAGAATTGGGAAATGCGAGCAAAACGCATGGGCATCGAACTACAATCCAGGGAAGAAGAGAAAGAGGATACTGAAGATGGAACGGACTAG
- a CDS encoding DinB family protein gives MKRLTTLIMLTMSTLSQAQPTTVKEAFLEKWENSATYLLDLARSMPADKYSFNPTERQMSFAEQLVHIQGNMQWLGSSHFGMTETAKAAAEDKKQIIIDKLEQSFTAVGSAVKAFPEDELAETVDFFAGPKSKLQMLNLLQDHLTHHRGQLVVYLNLNGIEPPRYSGW, from the coding sequence ATGAAACGACTAACTACTTTAATCATGCTGACCATGAGCACCCTGTCTCAGGCACAACCAACTACCGTGAAAGAAGCCTTCCTGGAAAAATGGGAAAATTCAGCTACATATTTGCTCGATTTGGCCCGTTCCATGCCTGCCGATAAATACAGTTTTAACCCTACAGAACGGCAAATGAGCTTTGCAGAGCAGTTGGTGCACATTCAAGGCAATATGCAATGGCTGGGAAGTTCTCATTTTGGGATGACGGAAACTGCTAAGGCCGCGGCAGAGGACAAGAAACAGATCATTATCGATAAATTGGAGCAGAGCTTTACAGCTGTTGGCTCTGCTGTAAAGGCATTTCCTGAAGACGAACTTGCCGAAACCGTCGATTTTTTCGCAGGTCCCAAGTCCAAATTACAAATGCTCAACCTCCTGCAGGATCACCTGACCCATCATCGCGGCCAGCTTGTAGTCTACCTGAATTTGAACGGTATTGAACCTCCCCGCTACAGTGGTTGGTAA